The Streptomyces puniciscabiei genomic interval AACGCGGCCAAGTACTACGACGAGGACCAGCTCGCCGACCTGGTGGCCCAGATCGCCGTCATCAACGCCTTCAACCGCGGCAACGTCATCACCCAGCAGCCCGCCGGCGACTACGAGGCGGGCATGGTCGCCAAGTTCCACTGACGGTCAACGACGAGAGCCCCGTGACCCGCTCTCGCAGGTCACGGGGCTCTCGATTCCGTGTGGCGGCGCCAGGATTCGAACCTGGGAAGGCTGAGCCGGCAGATTTACAGTCTGCTCCCTTTGGCCGCTCGGGCACACCGCCGGGTCGGCCACCAGATCGAACCGCTTCTCGGCGGTGCTCCCTGGCGACGACGTAAACAATACCCGATACACGGGGGTGCTTCGCCACCCGGTTGATCTCCACCCCTCGGCTCGTGGGGTGGCTAGGCTGGTGCGGATGCGGCCCGGTACGACGCCGGGCCCGGCGGCCGCCGCCGCGCACGCCGGCACGCACCCGATACGCATCCGATACGCACCCCGATACAAGGAGCCACAGGACATGGCCGACTCCAGTTTCGACATCGTCTCGAAGGTCGAGCGGCAGGAGGTCGACAACGCCCTCAACCAGGCCGCCAAGGAGATCTCGCAGCGCTACGACTTCAAGGGCGTGGGTGCCTCGATCTCGTGGTCCGGGGACAAGATCCTCATGGAGGCGAACTCCGAGGACCGGGTGAAGGCCGTCCTCGACGTCTTCCAGTCCAAGCTGATCAAGCGCGGTATCTCGCTGAAGGCCCTGGACGCGGGCGAGCCTCAGCTGTCCGGCAAGGAGTACAAGATCTTCGCGTCGATCGAGGAGGGCATCTCCCAGGAGAACGCGAAGAAGGTGGCGAAGATCATCCGCGACGAGGGCCCGAAGGGCGTGAAGGCCCAGGTCCAGGGTGACGAACTGCGTGTCTCCTCC includes:
- a CDS encoding YajQ family cyclic di-GMP-binding protein, with the protein product MADSSFDIVSKVERQEVDNALNQAAKEISQRYDFKGVGASISWSGDKILMEANSEDRVKAVLDVFQSKLIKRGISLKALDAGEPQLSGKEYKIFASIEEGISQENAKKVAKIIRDEGPKGVKAQVQGDELRVSSKSRDDLQAVIALLKGKDFDFALQFVNYR